The genomic interval GCAACAATGAATCAATATTACCTACATCTTGattatttgtattgtcttttctaataatttctTTCCACACATTTGGTATGGCATTCATAAGCTGTAAGTATTCAATTAAAccattatgttttttatacaaaaaaaaaaaaaattacatacctatcatttataaatatatcaccaattgttttataatcaGAATATAACCATGATTTGAAGTACAATGATTTATTGTTAGATACTATAAACTTGTTTTCACATAattgttgattttttatttctattaaagTTGTTGGTTTTggatacacaatattattaaattatattcaattgggtgaaagaaatattttggtatgcATTTCAATTTACCTGGATCTGGACTTAACAGTCGCTTGACCCAATTTAGTTTCAGTGATTCAACCACAGTGCTAATATCTGGCATGTTTAAACTACcttctttaatattttaaatttaggcTGTTCTCTTTATCTTTTCCCTTCTAGTTCCCCATAGAAATGTATATAGTAGTTTTTCTATTTGTTTAACTATATCTTTTGGAACAAAAATTATACTTGCGACAAACTTGGACAATGCAAgtgttttaacaataataattttaccaaaaaatgtaAGATTCCTTCTTTTCCATAAGTTTAATACATTTTCTAGATTGGTAATTTTTTTATCCCAGTTTCTCTTTTCACATAGATGTTTAATGTAGTCAACATGGATTCCTAAAACTGGTTTACTAGTCTACGTAATATCTAATTGTTTACACTAATCCACATACCATTTGTCTTTTTTCTATCTAATTTTAACCCTGAAACATTACAAAAAGACTCAATCtcattaaagaaatattttaaacaacaatttgATTTAACTCTCATTTACTAATTTTTTCCAAATGTCGGTATTGATCAACTGATTGTAACGATAGCTTATTTATCGAATGTCAAAGAGCTGTTGACGCTTTAGTTGGTCTATCGCACGCTACTTTAGACAATAATTTATCTGACGATAATATCCCAGATGTTGGATTACTGGAAGATGGTGTGTTTGGCGATCTGGACTTTGATTTAAAAGTCAGTCAAAGTCTTTCTGAGACCGGTAGCCTTTCTCTTATGGATATTTGTGATATTAAGTGCCGTAGAGAGAATGAAATGCAAAATaagtgttcccgagcattctgacgatcaataataattttaaaatttagcataattattttcaccattttgttaacttacacgtgcgtagcctgtcacatttgacgtgctcgtataacgtaatttcgagttgaaaagtgaatcaaatatgatgataatattgaagaaaggttgtaaaaattctgtgcactcatggcaattttttaaatgcttaaaattgcctgaaacgtactctcgcgtacgcatgcgttatatgcgctacgcacgtaattgtatttcaatatgatgaaatatgacctgaaatttatgagtaccaaattgtatttaattgtgattcatgcttgtgaagatatgatttcaaacgtgatttcgttaaatcgtgcgtagaccgcgtaatttttgatcacatcgattcctggccataaggaatatactctgaaaaattgacttcgctagatgaaactgatatcaagacacGGCCATATAatatacaagttagtgtttaccaaccgacaGACTGACCGATCAACCGACCGCCCgtatagtgagctgtagagtcggtAACACACACGcacacacaaaataaaatcaacctTCTCCTAAAAACCCACCAAATTCAAATGAATGTTGAGTCTATTTAGATTCTGACACcaattaaattagttttaatttgAAGCCAATGTGTGTATTCAAGTATTAAAGTATCGATTCTATGTTCAGATAGAACAAAAACTCAGTTAGCAGATGAATGTTTTGACATGTAACTCTTTCTTAACTCTTTCTTAAGTTTTAAACATTTCGTTTTGATTGAAATCGGCCTAAAAATGTGTAGTCTTTTATTCAATGatcaataatatacaaatataataatgcGACATAGATATAACGCTATTTCGTAAATATCAGAGCGCTTTGAGTATTAGTTGCTTATTAAAATTATCTAGACTCTCTACAGGAAATAGCCCAACCAAAGAAAACCCGTTAATgacaataataaattatttaatattctaACGAAATAAGAACATTGGACCCCGCAGATATCTGGTTTAACATCAGAAATTCAATgctatgtaatatatttattagtattgTTTACAATCTATGCTTTGTTACTGGTACCTTTCCTTGTCTTGTTCCTGTTATGTTCGATGTTCGATTAGTATCATGTTGTTTTCTGCGCCGCCGCTTAGATCCCCGACGACGTTgaatcattttattcaaaaattttgtatttactgttccattttcttttattttttctggCCATGTGGGGTATCTAAAAGTAATGTTTCTGGAGGTTGACCACCGACGGAAAATAGCCTTTTCGGTAATAAAGAGATGACCACTACGTGTTTTGTATTCACTCTTGTTATAATAGCTGCATTCTAGCTTACTATCCTCATAATAGTGATATGGCACACTAGTGTTTGtagaactaaattagaaaatatGTATACGATTTTAGAATTTGTATGTTTTAACACAATTCAGTACAACAAACCACTTTAAAAGTTATCTGTAACACAACTCATAAGAATGGGtatgtaaaatgtattaaagaagagaataaaaatgaatgatgCTTATGATAGACACAATGTTATTTACGATTCTATTATTTATGTACTGATTGATATTTATGTATTATctgtatgtattattattatctttattagtgttattatttttgttattgttgttgctgctgctgctgttgctgttgctgttgttattgttattgctattgTTATTGCTATTGCTATTGTTATTGTCTATTGTTATTATTGCTGTTGTTGTTTAACATATAATTATTTCAGAGCTTCTGCTCTTTGCACATTACTAAGACGATAATACGATGGTATTAAATAATGAAAACGCACAGTTCCTAATGAAATAGTTGTTATATTGCGTTACCTGCACAAATTCTCATATGCCATCCCGTATACAGTCATACTAGGGCAGAATTCCATAGCAAACACCATTGTATACCATCCGGTTGTCAGCATAGTTTTAGTTTCTTCTCTGttgtaacaataatattattgatgattaataatattgatgattaataaaataataataaaatgataaggTAGAAAAATAACAAGAACTGGCTTTTGAAATCAAGAGAATAAACAGCGCAAAAGTTAGAGTGGTCTtggaacaattttaaaaactgcAAAAACATGGTATGCAAAGTTAAATGTACCGGAAATTGTAGGGAGAGCTCAAATGTCGGCCATCCTGGGAACAGCACATTTATTGAGGAAGGTGTTTTGTCTCTAAGCTGCGCGaagcagcagcaacaacaacaacaacagcagcagcagcagcagcaacaacaacaacaaaacactAGGCATAcacaaaatcaaattaaaatgtctAAAACAATAgtcatacaaacatacataacattcattaattgttttataaatctCTTATGCCTAATGTTCTAAAGTAAACTTGATTAATCCGTTGCTTCCATATTGAATCGATAACCATAATTATCAAAGTGCTTACCAAAAGCTGAACGTGTAATAGAaccatttaatataaaaattaaacgTTTGTCATGCAGTAGAACTAATACTTCACTTACATGACACAAACTTAACCACATAGTAAGGACACATTATGTAGaagtaatagtaataataattttgccattttttggcCAGTAATAATGTAGTACCTTGTAAATCCCGTTTCTTGTTTAAAGAGGTCTTCAGCTAAAACCATTCTGTCGGGTAGAGCAGAGTATATTTGAACATTTTGGTAAAGGTTGGCTAGAAGAAAGGCGTAGCGGTATTCTTCGTTTGTGAGCTTCGGGACTTCTTCAGTCATACTCATCCAACTAATGATAATCATCTGAGTTCGAGTTGTGTTGTTTACTAAGATCTCTCGCAGTACGATCTCACTGCTCAGACCCTTGTTAAAGttacggtggcccacaactcTGATGGTCGTGCGAGTGCCCACATCATGTTCAAAGCCAACCACAGAGGCTATATTCATTCGAATGACACAGTGGTGTTGATCAATCTCTCTTCCAGCGTTTGATCCTAATAAATGACCAGAGCTTGTCACAACAGCACAGTCATTGCAAATAAGGCGAAGACTCTAAGAATAAtgatcaataattaatattaaatttaaattattatgtttaattatttcggGTTTTAATCTTCAAAACTTCAATTTCAATtgaatttatttccacaattataataacatatatacaggataataaatgcaatgagGTAATGTTTAGAAATTTTTATATCCGGAAGTATGTTAATaatttagttctgaaaagaactgttgagtttctcaaatttaatatattttcttataAGTAACCAGATAACATCATAAACAATTACCAATTAATACCTTATTAGAAGCTAGACTGACATATCCAGGAAATTGATGCAACACTTCTGTTTCTAACGTTGGTTGTATTGATATTACAACGTTACGTAAtgtcgtttctttacttatgaGTGTTTTTACTCCGAGGGTTAACGTACCATTAAAGAAAGTTAACGTTAATAATGCCGTCATCACACATGAGTAACAGATTACAAGCAGAAATGGTATTGTTGAATGTTTCTAgtagaaatataataataataataacactaataataacactaataataataataataatcagttcTTCAAAAATGATGAGTAAATATAATAGATATCGAATATTTATAACATTCTGTTTCTACTACTTCCATCTTCTTTCTACACAATAACatacttatatattattaaatggtatgctcgcttcgctcgcgtaccatctaggggtctccacagatggttctcgaatacaatAGAACCCACGGGGATATtattgggacactaaacaaaaacggaagtgtccccttaattggGGTATTCggaaataaagacaaaataacgaCTACTGGATACCATAAAGAACAATTCATTTATGTGGACGAAACTTGGAGAAATTGAGGAGAAATGAAAATTTAACTACGGGGATTGGGCGGCACGGGGTGGTGGTGATAGAAccgttgattgtatttatacagtaataagAACCAcactaaataaatacagtaagacATTCGAAGATCGAAAcatgtttatgttatgttgtGTTCCGTTATGTTTTCACCATTGACAGCCATTGGAGTGGAGCTGTATCATGGAGGTTGGTGTTTTCCTTCCAACCCCAAGATAAcgtttattttgtattcttgTTAGTGTAACCATGTACACATCAGTAGGCCTTATAATTCGCTGGTTGGATGGTGACCGAAAACGTGAGCTATATCCGCAAAAAATCTCGACCACCAACTCTTGTAAGGGATCGCTTTTCATAATCGACCATCTCTCGTAAGCAACCACCGCTTTTAACGATCACACttctcgtaagtgaccacctttTTTAAGGGACCacaatctctctctctctctctctctctctctctctcttaaGGGGCCACTATGGCACGCCAGGACGGACAAAACCATTTCAAATGCCAATCCCTAGCTGTTGAGTTTACAAATCCCTACTAGTCAACATCGACTAGACACATACCTATCGGTCGAGTTTACCACACAGCACTAGTTAATGACAAACTATACACATCACTAATGGTCGAGATTTACACATCTTGCTACCGGTCGAGTTTTAAACACACATCGCTACCGGTCGAGTTGTTTTTATACACACATCGCTAGTTGTTGAGAATTATTTTAGTAGACATGCGCAGTAAGGGTTTGTAGTTCAGAAAAGTTAAATATACTTGTTGCGCCTAGACAAAAACCAGAGTAGGATCATTTTTGGTGTTCGCAGCAAAATGACGGATCGTAATTTACGTGAAATATTTGAccaatgtaaacaaaaaaaatattaggcCTTTATataggccaggcctagcctaggccaggcctagcctatgcCTAGTAAAAGTAGGCTAGAGGCCTCCTTTATGATATAGTTAAGCCTTTTTTTAGTTGCGCCTTAATTATGAATTAGACAATGCCTCAACATAGTTAATACTCTAGGATAGccataataatacatatatagaTAGATTGAGGTAAAACATTATCTTACCTAAACAACCTTTCAATTTCTTGTTCCCTTAAACTTTCGCgggcatatatatatatatatatatatatatatatataaacacattaggcaatgaacattaattcgaaaccgcccggtgatatactgaaatttaattaattaatttgaaacgataaagatgaggaaatctgtgagaatgagaaaaagtcgccccaaccgagactcgaactcggaccgcctgcttgatatgcagatgtcctaaccattagaccatggtattgttcaaactcgattggatagcgactctttaacattctcggcgtggtatatatatatatatatatatatatatatatatatatatatatatatatatatatataatcaatgatgttgcgtagcactgtgtaaattatatataaatcatactgcaaattatagaaacagtgctcatattcggaacatgatctcataatcgcgtcgagcatagctcattggcgaaagttccgtattttttagttgtatgaaaaaatgtctctggcgggattcgaacctgcaacctctcgcttacagggcgagtatcataccactagaatatatatatatcgtatatccaaaggcaaattactgaaaaaaatgacaatgctgtgggtatcagtggctggatctcaatggagatacaacaaaaaaagcgaaaagctaaatcaaaacgataaagtaaaacagccacaTATATAGACcgagtggtctaatggttaggacatctgcatatcaagcaggcggtccgagttcgagtctcggttggggcgactttttctcattctcactgatttcctcatctttatcgtttcaaattaattaaatttcagtatatcaccgggcggtttcgaattaatgttcattgcctaatgtgtttatatatatatgagaTAAAATAATGTTGCAAACAACTAACTATACTAGATAAAACTATGAATTATTATATGAATATAATAGTAGAAGATAATGTTACATAAGAAGCAAAGCATTATTAAAGTAGAAATATACATTCATAAAGAAAATTATATGTGTATATTAACAATTTATACTTAAATTCAAtgtgtataaaatataataccataagaaaattataattactagagggtgagctcgcttcgctcgctccccctctaggaagtgtagacgatggttctcggaatgataaaaCTGTTCTCCTTGTaagttttctgtcggttaccattattaaaaatgcttgactttcgtaaaactaaactactctgtttcacagtgttttagatgattaataacattttaaagtatagtatttattgttttgtagggtcctttggggaggcggaatTCATTTGAgagaggtgcttattcgagggatatatgttaatttttttagttttaataatatggtaacatttctaatcaaatgaaatcctctaatagatatgaaaagtagtaaaaaagaattacaaatgcttggtaaattgtagataacagtgcgatgaattctactacaaatagtataatgattattattcaaagtgatgttttattggagagccgtttattcaaataaatactatcctaataattattaatacattatttaatttaaacatcttttgaaactaactgccgtgacagagtggcccaagaaagaagacattacggcttgcaacatgggcagacatctcggtcctaacgggacacagatagcctacagttattcctgtcAGCTAATACTCAATCAACTATCaggatttcactcgattttaaacaaaatatcttatcatcaaatctccctatgtaattttataatactatttcccacaatatattccgattctttatggcgtatatttaatttgatttttattaatttgcagtataatttttatattttaactactgtaccttcacacacgcgctgtccgttcctaaaataaacaaaaaactgaaatggctatgcaATTTAAGTTAGAGTCCTACTATCGGTTTTTTTCTTccttcttccaaagggacactgtattgattgatggaaagtacCAGTTACCTTTAGGGTCaaaactattattttaactgctcccttgtgtataaaagagagaaaatagctgaaaccaggttgttgcaagatgaacccggaaattactttgatccgggaagaattgaaattgagttgaaaatctactgtggaaatcataaattgtgttaaaaaactcattataatatcttcctaaggtAGCAATATGGAAaaatagcgtcgatgtgaaaaccaatgttatcaaatctacgtttcgcggtacatctgagatagataaggtaggtatccaaggcggagatttgtaccgaagtttttgcattgtgctcgcctattatatgtcagaattaaccataatttatatatagactagagggtgagctcgcttcgctcgctacccctctaggaagtgtagacgatggttttcgggatgataatgttctccttatacgttttctgtcggttaccattattgaaaatgcttgacattcgtaaaactaaacta from Antedon mediterranea chromosome 5, ecAntMedi1.1, whole genome shotgun sequence carries:
- the LOC140049680 gene encoding alpha-N-acetyl-neuraminyl-2,3-beta-galactosyl-1,3-N-acetyl-galactosaminide alpha-2,6-sialyltransferase-like; amino-acid sequence: MSSLRLICNDCAVVTSSGHLLGSNAGREIDQHHCVIRMNIASVVGFEHDVGTRTTIRVVGHRNFNKGLSSEIVLREILVNNTTRTQMIIISWMSMTEEVPKLTNEEYRYAFLLANLYQNVQIYSALPDRMVLAEDLFKQETGFTREETKTMLTTGWYTMVFAMEFCPSMTVYGMAYENLCSSTNTSVPYHYYEDSKLECSYYNKSEYKTRSGHLFITEKAIFRRWSTSRNITFRYPTWPEKIKENGTVNTKFLNKMIQRRRGSKRRRRKQHDTNRTSNITGTRQGKVPVTKHRL